The Procambarus clarkii isolate CNS0578487 chromosome 64, FALCON_Pclarkii_2.0, whole genome shotgun sequence genome includes a window with the following:
- the LOC138354743 gene encoding zinc finger protein 98-like: MKTHQCLECGKVFSRLGHVKTHMLGHSGDKLHQCTECGKRFSQLGSMKTHMLVHSGEKPHECLECGKRFSRLGSMKTHILVHSGDKPHECPECGKRFSQLGSLKTHILVHSGDKPHECPECRKRFSHLGGMKTHMLVHSGVRPHECPECGKRFSHLGSMKIHLLVHSGDKPHECPECGKRFSQLGNMKTHILVHSGDKPHECPECGKKFSQLGSMKTHMLVHSGDKRHECPECGKRFIQLGDMKKHILVHSGNKSYECPECGKRFRRLGSVKTHRMVHADERPFECAECGKKFRERGAIIRHMLVHSGDKPHKCPECGKRFSLLGNMKMHMLVHSGDKPHECPQCGKRFNRLGSMKRHKMIHFKFKFCPEGRVYWAAPLIL; encoded by the coding sequence ATGAAAACTCACCAGTGTCTAGAGTGTGGGAAagtattcagtcgtcttggacacgtgaagactcacatgttagggcattcaggtgacaaacttcatCAGTGTACAGAGTGCGGGAAGAGATTTAGTcaacttggaagtatgaagactcacatgttggtgcattcaggtgagaaacctcacgagtgtctagagtgtgggaagagattcagtcgtcttggaagtatgaagacgcaTATCttggtgcattcaggtgacaaacctcatgaatgtccagagtgtgggaagagattcagtcagcttggaagtTTGAAGACGCATATCttggtgcattcaggtgacaaacctcatgaatgtccagagtgtaggaagagattcagtcatcttggtggtatgaagactcacatgttggtgcattcaggtgtcagacctcacgagtgtccagagtgtgggaagagatttagtcATCTCGGAAGTATGAAGATTCATTTgttggtgcattcaggtgataaacctcatgagtgtccagagtgtgggaagagattcagtcagcttggaaatatgaagactcatatattagtgcattctggtgataaacctcacgaatgtccagagtgtggcaagaaattcagtcagcttggaagtatgaagactcatatgttagtgcattcaggtgacaaacgtcacgagtgtccagagtgtgggaagagattcattcAACTTGGAGATATGAAGAAACACATTTTAGTACATTCAGGTAACAAGTCTTatgagtgtcctgagtgtgggaagagattcaggcgtcttggaagtgtgaagactcacaggatggtgcatgcggatgaaagaccttttgaatgtgctgagtgtggcaaaaaatttagagaacgtggggcTATAatacgtcacatgttagtgcattcaggtgacaaacctcacaagtgtccagagtgtgggaaaagattcagtctgcttggaaatatgaagatgcatatgttagtgcattcaggtgacaaacctcatgagtgtccacagtgtgggaagagattcaatcgtcttggaagtatgaagaggcacaagatgatacattttaaatttaaattttgccccgaggggcgagtttattgggcagcgccactcatcttgtga